From Brachionichthys hirsutus isolate HB-005 chromosome 7, CSIRO-AGI_Bhir_v1, whole genome shotgun sequence, the proteins below share one genomic window:
- the tjap1 gene encoding tight junction-associated protein 1, with protein sequence MTSAAPVRKPYRKAPPQHRETRHGLPVAPPTPAPQHDIAQAPVSDSDRIRILQQQNEDLQRRLSLSTHKMEAMEAEFDGSRHYMEAELSRNRDDLDKMRDKFRRLQNSYTASQRANQDLEEKLHALLRKVERDKKTMDQEIVELANKLLEAKNTVDRLEELNERYRQDCNLAVQLLKCNKSHFRNHKFADLPYELQDMLNKHMKSSLPERSPAPGGQDPDTLSLTPADVVPTSVIARVLEKPEPLVLNSAQSSSCGRPVAEDVFVHVDMTGPSGAERRCRENGSGQAAAAAAQQNGSCLNQSVPDEDAGGASSFEKLNPYPAPAPPPPNPLYPGRKVIEFSSDDKVKIPKNSPLPNCTYATRQAISLSLVQNDDERLTPGSPAPSSSSGGGVHQRTPPSQRDAASEPLSSQSSPFSSPPQAPSVPASSGSSEEDLLANWQRMFVEKMAPTCEGSVARRTSFSSQAAQELQRRPPPAGGGASSASAHHRAAYSDGEEGSSARSWTPSRGSSVDTDTDTEPRAGRRGCYGGGDDGSAEEGERLLMNLEDDGGSGDTAVTVATSPIDSIGEELEEEERDVLPRDLPAIPPGGASQRPQKSPKRMGVHHLHRKDSLTRAQEQGTLLD encoded by the exons ATGACGAGCGCAGCCCCGGTCAGGAAGCCGTACCGCAAGGCTCCGCCGCAGCACCGAGAGACGCGCCACGGCCTGCCCGTAGCTCCGCCCACGCCTGCACCGCAACATGATATCGCTCAG gcGCCGGTGTCTGACTCGGACAGGATCAG aatcctccagcagcagaatgaggacctgcagcgccgcctctctctctccacccacAAGATGGAGGCCATGGAGGCGGAGTTCGATGGCAGCCGTCACTATATGGAGGCGGAGCTCAGCCGGAACAGAGATGACCTGGACAAGATGAGGGACAAGTTCCGCAG ACTCCAGAACAGCTACACGGCGTCTCAGAGAGCCaatcaggacctggaggagaagcttcACGCTCTG CTACGGAAGGTAGAGAGGGACAAAAAGACGATGGACCAGGAGATCGTGGAGCTCGCCAACAAGCTGCTGGAGGCCAAGAACACCGTCGACCGCCTGGAGGAGCTCAAT GAGCGCTACAGACAGGACTGCAATCTGGCCGTCCAGCTGCTCAAATGCAACAAGTCTCATTTCAGGAACCACAAGTTTGCAGAT ctGCCCTATGAGCTGCAGGATATGCTCAACAAGCACATGAAGAGCAGCCTGCCAGAGcgtagccccgcccccggcgGTCAGGATCCGGACACGCTCAGCTTGACCCCCGCTGACGTCGTCCCGACCTCCGTCATCGCCCGCGTCCTGGAGAAGCCGGAGCCCCTTGTCCTAAACTCCGCCCAGTCCAGCAGCTGTGGCCGGCCCGTGGCGGAGGACGTCTTCGTGCACGTGGACATGACCGGCCCCTCGGGGGCGGAGCGTCGCTGCCGGGAGAATGGAAGCGgtcaggcggcggcggcggcggcgcagcaGAACGGTTCCTGCCTCAATCAAAGCGTTCCGGATGAGGACGCCGGCGGCGCGTCGTCTTTTGAGAAGCTGAACCCGTacccggcgccggcgccgccgccgcccaacCCGCTGTACCCGGGACGCAAGGTCATCGAGTTCTCGTCAGACGACAAAGTCAAGATCCCCAAAAACTCGCCGCTGCCCAACTGCACCTACGCCACGCGGCAGGCCATCTCCCTGAGCCTCGTGCAGAACGACGACGAGAGGCTCACCCccggaagccccgccccctcctcctcctccggcgggGGGGTCCATCAGCGCACGCCCCCATCGCAGCGGGACGCAGCCAGCGAGCCGCTGTCCAGCCAGTCCAGCCCGTTCAGCAGCCCGCCTCAG gcGCCCAGTGTCCCGGCGAGCTCCGGCAGCTCCGAGGAGGACCTCCTGGCCAACTGGCAGCGGATGTTTGTGGAGAAGATGGCGCCGACCTGCGAGGGCTCCGTGGCCCGCCGGACGTCCTTCAGCAGTCAGGCGGctcaggagctgcagaggaggcCGCCGCcagcggggggcggggcttcctctgCCAGTGCCCACCACAGAGCGGCGTACTCGGATGGCGAGGAGGGGTCATCGGCACGCAGCTGGACGCCAAGCCGCGGCTCCAGCGtcgacacggacacggacaccgAGCCACGGGCTGGGAGGCGGGGCTGctacggcggcggcgacgacggTTCTGCTGAAGAGGGCGAGCGGCTGCTGATGAACCTGGAGGACGACGGCGGCAGCGGGGACACCGCGGTCACCGTGGCGACCAGCCCCATCGACTCCATCGGGGAGGagttggaggaagaggaacgagACGTCCTCCCCCGCGACCTCCCCGCCATCCCGCCCGGCGGCGCCTCGCAGCGGCCGCAGAAGAGCCCGAAGAGGATGGGGGTGCACCACCTGCACCGCAAAGACAGCCTGACCCGAGCCCAGGAGCAAGGCACGCTGCTGGACTGA
- the ppp2r5d gene encoding serine/threonine-protein phosphatase 2A 56 kDa regulatory subunit delta isoform: MPNKTKKEKETSKPAKGGMKNSGGKEAAAENSDEQQSASKRPSNSTPPPTQLNKIKYSGGPQLVKKERRQSSSRFSLTKNRELQKLPALKDAPLAEREELFVQKLHQCCVLFDFVSDPLSDLKYKEVKRAGLNEMVEYITHSSDVVTEAIYPEAVLMFSVNLFRTLPPSSNPTGAEFDPEEDEPTLEAAWPHLQLVYEFFLRFLESPDFLPNIAKKYIDQKFVMSLLELLDSEDPRERDFLKTILHRVYGKFLGLRAYVRRQINNIFYRFIYETEHHNGIAELLEILGSIINGFALPLKEEHKMFLIRVLLPLHKVKSLSVYHPQLAYCVVQFLEKDSSLTEPVIVGLLKFWPKTHSPKEVMFLNELEEILDVIEPSEFVKVQEPLFRQLAKCVSSPHFQVAERALYYWNNEYIMSLISDNAAKILPIMFPALYKNSKSHWNKTIHGLIYNALKLFMEMNQKLFDDCTQQYKAEKQKEKYKLKEREEIWHKIEELARQNPQYMYRDSTSVTVYSMETETPTAEDIQLLKKTVETEASQGVKDLKKDKVLMRRKSELPQDVYTIKALEAHKRAEEYLTANQEAL; encoded by the exons ATGCCGAACAAGACCAAAAAGGAGAAG GAAACATCCAAGCCTGCCAAAGGCGGCATGAAGAACAGCGGAGGGAAGGAGGCCGCCGCCGAAAACTCAGACGAG CAGCAGAGCGCCAGTAAACGTCCCAGTAACAGCACGCCGCCTCCCACTCAGCTCAATAAGATCAAATACTCTGGAGGTCCTCagctggtgaagaaggagcGGCGCCAGAGCTCGTCCCGGTTCAGCCTGACCAAAAACAGAGAGCTGCAGAAGCTACCTGCGCTCAAAG ATGCGCCGCTGGCGGAGCGCGAGGAGCTGTTTGTCCAGAAGCTCCATCAGTGCTGCGTCCTGTTCGACTTCGTCAGCGACCCCCTCAGCGACCTCAAGtacaaggaggtgaagagggcggggcttaacgAGATGGTGGAGTACATCACGCACAGCAGCGACGTGGTGACGGAGGCCATCTACCCCGAGGCCGTGCTGATG TTTTCAGTGAACCTTTTCCGGACTCTTCCTCCGTCCTCCAACCCGACCGGAGCCGAGTTTGATCCTGAGGAGGACGAGCCCACTCTGGAGGCGGCCTGGCCCCACCTGCAG CTGGTCTACGAGTTTTTCCTCCGCTTCCTGGAATCTCCGGATTTCCTACCAAACATCGCCAAGAAATACATCGACCAGAAGTTTGTGATGTCG ctgctggagctgttGGACAGCGAGGACCCCCGAGAGAGGGACTTCCTGAAGACCATCCTCCACCGCGTCTACGGGAAGTTCCTGGGACTCCGCGCCTACGTCCGGCGCCAGATCAACAACATCTTCTACAG GTTCATATACGAGACGGAGCATCACAACGGCATCGCTGAGCTGCTGGAGATCCTGGGCAG CATCATCAACGGCTTCGCTCTTCCTCTGAAAGAAGAGCACAAGATGTTTCTGATCCGGGTTCTGCTGCCTCTCCATAAAGTCAAGTCCCTGAGCGTCTACCACCCGCAG CTGGCGTACTGTGTGGTCCAGTTCCTGGAGAAAGACAGCAGCCTGACGGAGCCG GTGATCGTGGGTCTGCTCAAGTTCTGGCCAAAGACTCACAGCCCGAAGGAGGTGATGTTCCTGAacgagctggaggagatcctggacGTCATCGAGCCGTCGGAGTTCGTCAAAGTCCAGGAGCCGCTCTTCAGGCAGCTCGCCAAGTGTGTGTCCAGCCCACACTTCCAG GTGGCGGAGCGAGCGCTCTATTACTGGAACAACGAATACATCATGAGTCTGATCAGTGACAACGCCGCCAAGATCCTCCCCATCATGTTCCCCGCCCTCTACAAGAACTCCAAGAGCCACTGGAACAa GACAATCCACGGTCTGATCTACAACGCTCTGAAGCTCTTCATGGAGATGAACCAGAAACTGTTTGACGACTGCACACAACAGTACAAGGCTGAAAAACAGAA AGAGAAATATaagctgaaggagagagaggagatctGGCACAAGATAGAAGAGCTGGCCAGACAGAACCCACAG TACATGTACAGGGACAGTACTTCTGTGACTGTCTACTCCATGGAGACGGAGACTCCAACTGCTGAAGACATCCAGCTGCTGAAGAAGACGGTAGAGACGGAGGCCTCACAG GGTGTGAAGGACCTGAAGAAGGACAAGGTCCTGATGAGGAGGAAGTCGGAGCTTCCTCAGGACGTCTACACCATCAAGGCTCTGGAGGCTCACAAGAGAGCTGAGGAGTacctgacagccaatcaggaggctcTCTGA
- the dnph1 gene encoding 5-hydroxymethyl-dUMP N-hydrolase: MGDVKVYFCGSICGGRNDVPVYQKVVKKLRTYGTVLTEHVSSSELTDKGEDAVVAGARAIHDRDVEWLQESDVIVAEVTQPSLGVGYELGRAVAMKKRILCLFRPSSGRCLSAMIRGAEDGQMFVVRDYVEDDLDNILEEFFKSLKRT; the protein is encoded by the exons ATGGGGGACGTGAAGGTCTACTTCTGCGGAAGCATCTGCGGCGGCAGGAACGACGTTCCGGTTTATCAGAAGGTCGTGAAGAAGCTCCGGACTTACGGAACCGTTCTCACCGAGCACGTGAGCAGCAGCGAGCTCACCGACAAAG GAGAGGATGCCGTAGTCGCAGGAGCACGAGCCATCCACGACCGAGATGTTGAGTGGCTGCAAGAGTCTGATG TGATCGTAGCAGAAGTGACCCAACCGTCCCTGGGCGTCGGCTACGAGCTCGGCCGTGCCGTCGCCATGAAGAAGAGAATTCTGTGTCTGTTCAGACCGTCGTCAGGACGAT gtctcTCGGCCATGATTCGGGGTGCTGAAGACGGTCAGATGTTTGTGGTCCGAGATTACGTCGAAGACGACTTGGATAACATTCTGGAAGAGTTCTTCAAGAGCCTGAAGAGAACCTGA
- the lrrc73 gene encoding leucine-rich repeat-containing protein 73 yields MLPASIQITGELLSPAEVQDICESLKGDGVRLLSVRGCQLSDRDFGRVCRSVAESRSLAQLNLNLGVVSSINRTRHLADALKANRSLQTLFLHGSPLLDAGLVTLNPPLSTHPALVCLDLGDCMLGDEALGLICGMLPPDGAKSGLRELTLSANPGISTKGWTRLAIAVAHSSQLRVLNLDYNPLGDQIAGMLAVAVASSRTLEVLDLEGTGLTNQSAQVFLNMVENYPTSLRVLVLAENDVSPELQQQIYDLLSEAEDDDREAPPPFSGPAPSRALLPIRDKYQPPTWLPHSNSSPQVVLLTSGLGESLLAETEM; encoded by the exons ATGCTTCCGGCCTCCATCCAGATCACGGGCGAGCTGCTCTCGCCGGCCGAGGTCCAGGACATCTGTGAGAGCCTGAAGGGGGACGGCGTCCGCCTGCTGTCCGTCCGCGGCTGCCAGCTGTCCGACCGCGACTTCGGCCGCGTCTGCCGGAGCGTGGCCGAGTCGCGCTCGCTCGCTCAGCTCAACCTGAACCTGGGCGTCGTCTCCAGCATCAACCGGACTCGACACCTGGCAGACGCGCTGAAGGCCAACCGGTCCCTGCAGACCCTGTT TCTCCATGGCAGCCCGCTGTTGGACGCCGGTCTGGTGACCCTGAACCCGCCCCTTTCGACCCACCCAGCGCTGGTCTGTCTGGATCTGGGAGACTGCATGCTGGGAGACGAGGCGCTGGGTCTGATCTGTGGGATGCTGCCGCCCGACGGAGCCAAGTCAG GTCTGAGGGAGCTCACCCTGAGCGCCAACCCAGGAATCAGCACCAAAGGCTGGACCCGGCTCGCCATCGCCGTGGCCCACAGCTCCCAGCTCCGAGTGCTCAACCTGGATTACAACCCGCTGG GTGACCAGATTGCCGGGATGCTGGCAGTGGCGGTCGCATCCAGCAGAACCCTGGAGGTGTTGGACCTCGAAGGAACTGGACTGACGAACCAATCAGCACAG GTGTTCCTGAACATGGTGGAGAACTACCCGACCAGCCTGcgagttctggttctggcagAGAACGATGTCAGtccggagctgcagcagcaaatatACGACCTGCTGTCTGAGGCCGAGGACGACGACAGAGAGGCGCCGCCCCCTTTTtccggccccgcccccagccGAGCCCTGCTGCCAATCAGGGACAAGTACCAGCCCCCGACCTGGCTCCCCCACAGCA ACTCCAGCCCCCAGGTGGTCTTGCTGACATCAGGTCTAGGTGAGAGCTTATTGGCTGAGACTGAGATGTGA
- the dlk2 gene encoding protein delta homolog 2 yields MTSEAAQAQGRVSYRRHRFRGSDSVGLAPIHWIQLSAKNDPARRYSPPASRVCGQSNPKVCRYSNRLHRTKLSAEEEEASMKSKRRDSRRCEQVRLAGNQSRKQQVQVQVQVQVPAAVLLVLSCCVLVIPPCTGQGSDCSCNETNSRCDESGLCRCDPGWGGERCERCVPMPGCLHGSCQQPWQCSCEAGWGGRFCDKDLSVCSEQQPCLNGATCVMEDSGEYTCLCPDGFHGRRCRLKTGPCHQRRSPCRNGGLCEDADGFAAALTCRCLAGFTGSRCETDVDDCLISPCANGATCVDAINRFSCLCPAGFAGRFCTVNLDDCASRPCLNGARCLDRGGGFHCICRPGYDGVTCEAALRAQNDHEHSWAKLAWEGGVRPHLTTEGKSQRSRTTNSSHHGDRLLKVTVSERGGAGLSGVQLVVLLVLAGLTVGVVVLTAAHILHGHAHSWSMTSSPQQQRQKSNRPDEQECRISVLNVAEPEKKKMNAEQPRREVKGHRLT; encoded by the exons ATGACCAGCGAGGCAGCTCAGGCTCAGGGTCGCGTCTCGTACCGGCGGCACCGGTTCAGAGGGTCGGACTCGGTCGGACTCG CTCCCATCCACTGGATCCAGCTGAGTGCG AAGAATGATCCTGCTCGTCGTTACTCGCCGCCTGCCAGTCGAGTGTGTGGGCAGAGCAACCCGAAGGTCTGTCGCTACAGCAACAGGCTGCACAGAACGAAGCTGAGcgcggaggaagaagaggcaagCATGAAGAGCAAGAGACGTGACAGCAGGAGATGTGAGCAGGTCCGACTGGCAGGAAatcagagcaggaagcagcag gtccaggtccaggtccaggtccaggtccccgCCGCCGTCCTGCTGGTACTGAGCTGCTGTGTCCTGGTCATCCCGCCCTGCACAGGTCAAG GAAGTGACTGCAGCTGCAACGAGACCAACAGCCGCTGCGACGAGTCCGGGCTCTGCAG GTGCGACCCCGGCTGGGGCGGCGAGCGGTGCGAGCGCTGCGTTCCGATGCCTGGCTGTCTGCACGGATCCTGCCAGCAGCCGTGGCAGTGTTCCTGTGAGgcgggctggggggggcggtTCTGTGACAAAG ACCTGTCCGTGTGCTCGGAGCAGCAGCCGTGCCTGAACGGCGCCACCTGCGTGATGGAGGACAGCGGCGAATACACCTGTCTGTGTCCGGACGGTTTCCACGGCAGGAGATGTCGCCTGAAGACGGGGCCGTGTCACCAGAGAAG GTCTCCGTGTAGAAACGGCGGTCTCTGCGAGGACGCCGACGGCTTCGCGGCGGCACTGACGTGTCGTTGTCTGGCCGGCTTCACGGGGTCACGCTGCGAGACCGACGTGGACGACTGCCTGATCAGCCCGTGTGCCAACGGCGCCACATGTGTGGACGCCATCAACCGCTTTTCCTGTCTCTGCCCCGCCGGCTTCGCCGGACGCTTCTGCACCGTCAACCTAGATGACTGTGCGAGCCGGCCCTGCCTGAACGGCGCCCGCTGCCTCGACCGCGGCGGAGGTTTCCACTGCATCTGCAGGCCAGGGTATGATGGAGTCACCTGTGAGGCGGCGCTGAGGGCCCAAAACGACCATGAGCACAGCTGGGCAAAGCTGGCGTGGGAGGGAGGAGTCAGACCTCACCTGACCACTGAGGGGAAGAGCCAGAGGAGCAGGACCACAAACAGCAGTCACCATGGCGACCGGCTGCTGAAGGTGACAGTCAGCGAACGCGGCGGCGCCGGCCTGTCGGGGGTCCAGCTCGtcgtgctgctggtgctggcGGGGCTGACGGTGGGCGTGGTGGTGCTGACCGCCGCCCACATATTGcatggccacgcccacagctgGTCAATGACATCATCGCCACAACAGCAAAGACAGAAGAGCAACCGTCCAGATGAGCAGGAGTGTCGGATCAGTGTCCTGAATGTAGCagaaccagagaagaagaaaatgaacgcCGAGCAGCCACgcagagaggtcaaaggtcaccgccTCACCTGA
- the mea1 gene encoding male-enhanced antigen 1 isoform X1, producing the protein MEAMGPERVLPNSEDELGEDERPADGALPVWNGGETDGEEEMNGDEEENNGGYYYQPLDQEPGEEGEEEAPAHTEQLQHRLEVSSAQQPLTSHLMSDMTIIFLQVMGLHLPEAPPPDSDEEDDAEGAAAQRSQASIPMDADHVELVKRTMAAMAFPSLGVPSWAAEISDDQWKDMVQNTLQSRQSAAALRLARQNDATGP; encoded by the exons ATGGAAGCGATGGGACCGGAGCGAGTCTTGCCGAACTCCGAGGACGAGCTGGGGGAGGACGAGCGTCCAGCCGACGGGGCGCTGCCGGTGTGGAACGGGGGGGAGACCGACGGTGAGGAGGAGATGAATGGAGACGAAGAGGAAAACAATGGCGGCTACTACTACCAACCTCTGGATCAGGAgccgggggaggagggggaggaggaagcccccgcccacacagagcagctgcagcaccggTTGGAGGTGAGTTCTGCCCAGCAACCGCTGACTTCACACCTGATGTCAGATATGACCATCATTTTCCTGCAGGTGATGGGACTCCATCTCccagaagctcctcctccagacagtgACGAGGAGGACGACGCAGAGGGAGCGGCAGCCCAGAGGAGCCAGGCCTCCATCCCCATGGATGCAG ACCACGTGGAGCTGGTGAAGAGGACGATGGCGGCGATGGCGTTTCCGTCCCTCGGGGTGCCGTCCTGGGCCGCAGAGATCTCCGATGACCAGTGGAAGGACATGGTCCAGAACACGCTGCAGAGCCGGCAGAGTGCAGCCGCCCTGCGGCTAGCCCGCCAGAACGATGCTACtggaccctga
- the mea1 gene encoding male-enhanced antigen 1 isoform X2, which yields MEAMGPERVLPNSEDELGEDERPADGALPVWNGGETDGEEEMNGDEEENNGGYYYQPLDQEPGEEGEEEAPAHTEQLQHRLEVMGLHLPEAPPPDSDEEDDAEGAAAQRSQASIPMDADHVELVKRTMAAMAFPSLGVPSWAAEISDDQWKDMVQNTLQSRQSAAALRLARQNDATGP from the exons ATGGAAGCGATGGGACCGGAGCGAGTCTTGCCGAACTCCGAGGACGAGCTGGGGGAGGACGAGCGTCCAGCCGACGGGGCGCTGCCGGTGTGGAACGGGGGGGAGACCGACGGTGAGGAGGAGATGAATGGAGACGAAGAGGAAAACAATGGCGGCTACTACTACCAACCTCTGGATCAGGAgccgggggaggagggggaggaggaagcccccgcccacacagagcagctgcagcaccggTTGGAG GTGATGGGACTCCATCTCccagaagctcctcctccagacagtgACGAGGAGGACGACGCAGAGGGAGCGGCAGCCCAGAGGAGCCAGGCCTCCATCCCCATGGATGCAG ACCACGTGGAGCTGGTGAAGAGGACGATGGCGGCGATGGCGTTTCCGTCCCTCGGGGTGCCGTCCTGGGCCGCAGAGATCTCCGATGACCAGTGGAAGGACATGGTCCAGAACACGCTGCAGAGCCGGCAGAGTGCAGCCGCCCTGCGGCTAGCCCGCCAGAACGATGCTACtggaccctga